In Triticum aestivum cultivar Chinese Spring chromosome 5B, IWGSC CS RefSeq v2.1, whole genome shotgun sequence, the following proteins share a genomic window:
- the LOC123113668 gene encoding uncharacterized protein: MPPPPELCRDLLVDILTRLPPDDPGCLFRASLVCTAWRALLTSPEFARHYREVHRTPPLLGFFENHDTVTPWFAPSSPAASPFPPLFPDRRALHVLDSRHGLVLLSNPIRITENDHAVSLIVWDPVGRRQWESFPPPDFASTILCDVGVVVCAADDCDHLGCHGSPFLVGYVGTDYRSAHASVFSSETNSWSPVVSCPHPDVEILRGQPKPLVGNAVYFICEYHPDESFILCFDLFSRKLSKFDGPPIHHYKYALMKTEEGVLGCASMEGSRLCLWSTETGPDGAVAWMESRVIDLHKLLSSNSFLHVIGFEDRAGVYYLTADYGVATVDLKSGQVNKMSIIHSNIVPYTSFYTPDQAVEVAQQGRWEEVGDKEEEADEEVEQQVEKAVQELFTKGSKALKDEDFVGAEDCKRRILEIRVAHHGKLSPKCRSAYHNYGCALLQKPLPNQDSVKSTTTQSNTERDIVEDLDLAWKMLHVARPISEKSPGSTTEKYKLFAALARVSVERGDMNYSLIACFKALANMEHLLEPDYRHIINQNLHIRFAFELQSKTGDAKAISLCMSRVEDLKKASQALLADKGGDTSATEVGSENSLPAKVIEFFTNKILSTLEEKLEDLEQAISTRVSEASAGADLEAAGWICKRAKLKQTSVEDDGSDCSYGDSYGSDVDSGGSYGDSYGSDDDSDGSDGDSGGSDDDSDGSDGDSGGSVSE, from the exons atgccgccgccgccggagctgtgCCGCGACCTCCTCGTGGACATCCTCACCCGCCTCCCTCCGGACGACCCCGGGTGCCTCTTCCGCGCATCGCTCGTCTGCACCGCGTGGCGCGCCCTCCTCACCAGCCCCGAGTTCGCCCGCCACTACCGCGAGGTCCACCGGACCCCGCCCCTGCTCGGATTCTTCGAGAACCACGACACCGTCACGCCGTGGTTCGCGCCCTCGTCCCCCGCCGCCTCCCCCTTCCCCCCGCTCTTCCCCGACCGCCGCGCCCTCCACGTGCTCGACTCCCgccacggcctcgtcctcctcAGTAACCCTATACGAATCACTGAGAATGACCACGCCGTGAGCCTCATCGTGTGGGACCCCGTAGGCCGCCGCCAGTGGGAGTCGTTCCCCCCTCCGGATTTCGCCAGCACCATCCTCTGCGACGTGGGGGTGGTGGTCTGCGCCGCCGACGACTGCGACCACCTCGGCTGCCATGGCAGCCCCTTCCTCGTGGGCTACGTGGGCACCGACTACAGGAGCGCCCACGCCTCCGTCTTCTCTTCGGAGACGAATAGCTGGAGCCCCGTTGTCTCTTGCCCCCACCCTGATGTCGAGATCCTGAGAGGCCAGCCCAAGCCCCTTGTTGGGAATGCCGTCTACTTCATCTGCGAGTACCACCCGGATGAGAGTTTCATTCTGTGCTTCGACCTCTTCAGCCGGAAACTGTCAAAGTTCGACGGGCCACCCATCCATCACTATAAGTATGCCCTGATGAAAACAGAGGAAGGCGTGCTGGGATGCGCGAGTATGGAGGGATCTCGGCTTTGCCTGTGGTCGACGGAGACTGGTCCCGACGGAGCTGTGGCATGGATGGAAAGCAGGGTCATTGACCTCCACAAGCTGCTCTCTTCTAACTCATTCCTCCATGTGATTGGCTTTGAGGATAGAGCTGGTGTCTATTATCTGACGGCAGACTATGGTGTCGCAACGGTTGATCTTAAGTCAGGCCAAGTCAACAAGATGTCCATCATCCATTCCAATATCGTTCCCTACACAAGCTTCTACACTCCAG ATCAAGCCGTTGAGGTGGCCCAGCAGGGCAGATGGGAGGAAGTGggcgacaaggaggaggaggccgatgaGGAGGTGGAGCAGCAGGTAGAGAAAGCCGTGCAAGAGCTTTTCACCAAGGGGTCCAAAGCCCTTAAGGATGAGGACTTCGTCGGCGCTGAAGACTGCAAACGCAGGATCCTTGAGATCAG GGTGGCACATCATGGTAAACTTTCTCCAAAGTGTCGCAGTGCATATCACAATTATGGATGTGCTTTGCTACAGAAACCTCTACCAAATCAGGATTCAGTGAAGAGTACAACCACCCAAAGTAATACTGAAAGGGACATAGTAGAGG ATTTGGATCTGGCCTGGAAAATGCTGCATGTTGCAAGGCCAATATCTGAGAAGAGTCCTGGCAGCACTACTGAGAAATATAAACTCTTTGCTGCTCTTGCTAGAGTTTCTGTGGAAAGAG GAGACATGAACTACTCACTGATTGCGTGCTTCAAAGCTTTGGCCAACATGGAGCATTTGCTTGAGCCTGACTATCGTCATATTATCAATCA AAACCTACACATACGTTTTGCCTTCGAGTTGCAGTCCAAGACTGGAGATGCAAAGGCTATCTCATTGTGCATGTCACGTGTAGAGGACCTGAAAAAGGCCAGTCAAGCTTTGTTGGCTGATAAAGGCGGAGATACATCTGCTACTGAAGTTGGCTCAGAAAATTCCCTTCCAGCCAAGGTTATAGAGTTTTTTACTAACAAAATACTGAGTACATTGGAGGAGAAG CTTGAAGACCTGGAGCAAGCAATATCAACCCGAGTCTCAGAGGCAAGTGCTGGAGCTGACCTCGAGGCTGCAGGCTGGATCTGCAAACGAGCTAAGCTCAAGCAAACCTCTGTTGAAGATGATGGCAGCGACTGCTCATATGGCGACAGCTATGGCTCAGATGTTGACAGCGGCGGCTCATATGGCGACAGCTATGGCTCAGATGACGACAGCGATGGCTCAGATGGCGACAGCGGAGGCTCAGATGACGACAGCGACGGCTCAGATGGCGACAGCGGCGGCTCTGTTTCAGAGTAG